A stretch of Planctomicrobium piriforme DNA encodes these proteins:
- a CDS encoding DUF488 domain-containing protein produces the protein MRKLTASNDMDGRFKNVELFTIGHSNQPLEDFLDLLKQHQITALVDIRRFPGSRAFPQFNQETLSTALRDHGIEYHWFESLGGRRPASKSAGPSPNLGLKNPSFRNYADYMATGDFQTGIEALSKIAAAKKTAIMCSESVFWRCHRRLVSDFWTAQGGLIQHIFSSGEIKPHQMTEGAKINQGTVTYPGPKTLFD, from the coding sequence ATGCGGAAGCTGACTGCGAGCAATGACATGGACGGCCGTTTTAAGAATGTCGAACTCTTCACCATCGGTCATTCCAACCAGCCGCTGGAAGACTTTCTGGATCTGCTCAAGCAGCATCAAATCACAGCTCTGGTCGACATTCGGCGCTTCCCCGGCTCTCGCGCCTTTCCCCAGTTCAATCAGGAGACTCTCTCAACGGCCTTGAGAGACCATGGCATCGAATACCACTGGTTCGAATCGCTGGGAGGTCGTCGGCCTGCGTCCAAGTCCGCCGGCCCCTCGCCGAATCTCGGCTTGAAGAACCCTAGCTTCCGCAATTACGCCGACTACATGGCGACGGGCGACTTTCAAACCGGGATCGAAGCGCTCTCGAAAATTGCCGCCGCCAAGAAAACGGCGATCATGTGTTCCGAGAGCGTCTTCTGGCGCTGCCATCGCCGGCTGGTGAGCGATTTCTGGACGGCACAGGGCGGTCTCATTCAGCACATTTTCTCCAGCGGAGAGATCAAGCCGCACCAGATGACGGAAGGAGCCAAAATCAATCAGGGAACCGTGACCTACCCCGGACCGAAGACCTTGTTTGATTGA
- a CDS encoding 30S ribosomal protein S1, giving the protein MVDRSLIREFQVDDAELDAALGGEIGDWIASEDDRMDRVYERTSSPFDANQLVHGKVLSIEGDEVLVDIGYKSEGMVSLNEWAEDEEKPKVGDTIEVLLEEIEDDFGLVLLSKRKADRQKDWDWVIKRYGEGDTIKGMVVRKIKGGLLVNIGESLSNSGQRGVNVFLPASQVDVRRPADIGEFVGNSIECMILKIDDTRKNIVVSRRRLIEEQRAEMKRNLMSEIQERQVRKGIVKNIADFGAFVDLGGIDGLLHITDMSWGRINHPSEMVKIDDEIEVMILNVDRDKEKIALGLKQKLASPWENVSEKYPVGSRVKGEVVNVMTYGAFVKLEDGIEGLVHISEMSWTRRLNHPSEMVSIGDEVEVVVLGINTDKQEISLGMKQTQPNPWDNVADKYPVGKRVKGTVRNLTNYGAFIELEEGVDGLLHVSDMSWTRKISHASEMLKKGDEIECTVVSVDEERKRIALGLKQLDEDPWESRIPHQFQPGNIVKGKVTKITNFGVFVELEKELEGLLHVSELTGGDNAKTAEGIVNVGDEIDVKILRVDTNDRKIGLSMKLDATPEPMEETAAASGESATRELKGGMGGASGPLFTMGGGREEEK; this is encoded by the coding sequence ATGGTTGATCGTAGCCTCATTCGTGAATTTCAGGTTGATGACGCCGAACTGGACGCCGCACTGGGCGGGGAAATCGGCGACTGGATTGCTTCAGAAGACGACCGGATGGACCGCGTTTACGAACGCACTTCCAGTCCGTTCGATGCCAATCAGCTTGTGCACGGCAAAGTGCTGAGCATCGAAGGGGACGAAGTCCTCGTCGACATCGGATACAAGAGCGAGGGCATGGTCTCGCTCAATGAATGGGCCGAAGACGAAGAAAAGCCCAAAGTCGGCGACACCATCGAAGTGCTGCTCGAAGAAATCGAAGACGATTTCGGGCTGGTGCTGCTGTCGAAGCGCAAAGCCGATCGCCAGAAGGACTGGGATTGGGTTATCAAGCGTTACGGCGAAGGGGACACCATCAAGGGGATGGTCGTTCGCAAGATCAAGGGCGGCCTGCTGGTGAACATCGGCGAGTCGCTGTCGAACTCTGGTCAGCGCGGCGTGAATGTGTTTCTGCCCGCCAGCCAGGTCGACGTCCGCCGTCCCGCGGATATCGGCGAGTTCGTGGGCAACTCGATCGAGTGCATGATTCTGAAGATCGACGATACCCGTAAGAACATCGTGGTCTCGCGCCGCCGGCTGATCGAAGAACAGCGCGCGGAAATGAAGCGCAACCTGATGTCGGAAATTCAGGAACGTCAGGTCCGCAAGGGGATCGTCAAGAACATCGCCGACTTCGGCGCGTTCGTCGACCTGGGCGGCATCGACGGCCTGTTGCACATTACCGACATGAGCTGGGGTCGCATCAACCATCCGTCCGAGATGGTGAAGATCGACGACGAGATCGAGGTGATGATCCTCAACGTCGACCGCGACAAGGAAAAGATCGCCCTGGGCCTGAAGCAGAAGCTGGCCAGCCCGTGGGAAAACGTGTCCGAGAAGTACCCTGTCGGTTCTCGCGTCAAGGGCGAAGTGGTCAACGTGATGACCTACGGCGCCTTCGTGAAGCTGGAAGACGGCATCGAAGGTCTCGTGCACATCAGCGAGATGTCCTGGACCCGTCGCCTCAATCACCCCAGTGAAATGGTGTCGATCGGCGATGAAGTCGAAGTGGTGGTGCTCGGCATCAACACCGACAAGCAGGAAATCTCGCTGGGCATGAAGCAGACCCAGCCGAACCCCTGGGACAACGTGGCCGACAAGTATCCCGTCGGCAAACGGGTCAAGGGAACCGTTCGCAACCTCACCAACTACGGCGCGTTTATCGAGCTGGAAGAAGGGGTCGACGGGCTGCTGCACGTCAGCGATATGTCGTGGACCCGCAAGATCTCTCACGCCAGCGAAATGCTGAAAAAGGGCGACGAGATCGAGTGCACCGTGGTCTCCGTGGACGAAGAGCGGAAACGCATCGCCCTGGGCCTCAAGCAGCTCGACGAAGATCCCTGGGAAAGCCGCATCCCGCACCAGTTCCAGCCGGGCAACATCGTCAAGGGGAAGGTCACCAAGATCACCAACTTTGGCGTGTTCGTGGAGCTCGAAAAGGAACTGGAAGGCTTGCTGCACGTCTCTGAATTGACGGGCGGCGACAACGCCAAAACCGCGGAAGGCATCGTGAACGTCGGCGATGAAATCGACGTCAAGATCCTTCGCGTCGACACCAACGATCGCAAGATCGGCTTGAGCATGAAGCTCGACGCCACGCCAGAGCCGATGGAAGAAACCGCTGCCGCTTCCGGCGAGTCCGCAACCCGCGAACTCAAAGGGGGGATGGGCGGTGCTTCTGGTCCGCTGTTCACCATGGGCGGCGGTCGCGAAGAAGAGAAATAA
- a CDS encoding alpha/beta hydrolase, producing the protein MDVLRFTSRRPGQAKSIPQSGLYGFGLRRPVLFAGFVLCALLSQVALAVVPGGTISVRCDPQVQTAPYTGRVYLFFSEPRGAQTGEEPRHGPSWFDPQPFLSRDVTNWQPGEAVTFSLSDPAVRRFPAELTPEMLQGRQLQAVVRFNPHVPEIGTGPGNGYSAVAALKDSGPVELVVNSLVPEQAFPENQWTKLLRIRSDKLSRFHDRDVYLQGAVTLPASYYKEPQRRYPVIIEVPGFGGDHLHRVRSEPVKESNSHGVEFIRVMLDPKCGLGHHVFANSANNGPYGDALVEEFLPALNSQFRTTGTPEGRFLTGHSSGGWSSLWLQVNYPEQFAGTWSTAPDPVDFRDFQQIDLYRSGENMFTDPKGGRRPLARMRGEPIVFYDTFSQMEDVLGDGGQLRSFEAVFSRRGADGQPVQLWDRLTGKIDPAVAESWQPYDIRLQLEKNWPALGPKLQGKLHVYMGTEDTFYLEGATRLLKESLARMGSDAHVELIPGRNHMNLFADGLHGRIENEMAAKFQSPADHNLQNLK; encoded by the coding sequence ATGGACGTCTTGCGATTCACCAGCCGAAGACCGGGTCAGGCCAAATCCATTCCGCAATCCGGACTGTATGGCTTCGGCCTTCGCCGGCCGGTTCTCTTTGCGGGCTTCGTGTTGTGTGCCCTGCTCTCGCAAGTCGCGCTGGCTGTCGTGCCGGGGGGGACGATTTCGGTACGGTGCGACCCGCAGGTGCAGACCGCGCCGTATACCGGTCGGGTATATCTTTTCTTCTCGGAGCCGCGCGGAGCGCAGACTGGCGAGGAACCTCGCCATGGTCCAAGCTGGTTCGACCCCCAGCCGTTTCTCAGCCGCGACGTGACGAACTGGCAGCCGGGCGAAGCGGTCACGTTCTCACTGAGCGATCCCGCCGTGCGACGGTTTCCTGCCGAACTGACTCCCGAGATGCTGCAAGGACGGCAACTGCAAGCCGTCGTCCGGTTCAATCCGCATGTGCCTGAGATTGGGACCGGGCCTGGCAACGGTTACAGCGCGGTCGCGGCGCTGAAGGACTCAGGGCCGGTTGAGCTGGTTGTGAACTCGCTCGTGCCTGAGCAAGCCTTTCCCGAGAACCAATGGACCAAACTGCTTCGCATCCGCTCCGACAAGCTGAGCCGGTTCCATGATCGGGATGTCTATCTGCAGGGGGCGGTCACGTTGCCGGCGAGTTACTACAAAGAGCCGCAGCGACGTTATCCGGTCATCATCGAAGTCCCTGGTTTTGGGGGGGATCACCTGCATCGCGTCCGCAGCGAACCGGTGAAGGAATCCAATTCACACGGGGTCGAGTTCATTCGAGTGATGCTTGATCCCAAGTGCGGGCTGGGGCATCACGTCTTCGCGAACTCGGCAAACAATGGACCTTACGGCGATGCCCTGGTGGAAGAGTTTTTGCCGGCGCTCAATTCCCAGTTTCGCACCACGGGAACTCCGGAAGGTCGATTCCTAACCGGGCATTCCTCCGGCGGCTGGAGTTCGCTCTGGCTGCAGGTGAACTACCCCGAACAGTTTGCCGGTACCTGGAGTACCGCACCTGATCCGGTCGATTTCCGTGACTTCCAGCAGATCGATCTGTATCGCTCTGGTGAAAACATGTTTACGGACCCGAAGGGGGGCCGTCGACCGCTTGCCCGCATGCGCGGAGAGCCGATTGTGTTCTACGACACGTTTTCACAGATGGAAGATGTGCTGGGAGATGGCGGTCAGCTTCGCAGTTTTGAAGCGGTGTTCAGCCGCCGCGGTGCAGATGGACAGCCAGTTCAGCTCTGGGATCGCCTGACCGGAAAGATCGACCCGGCGGTTGCCGAGAGCTGGCAGCCGTACGACATCCGTTTGCAGCTCGAAAAGAATTGGCCCGCCCTTGGACCGAAGCTACAAGGAAAGCTGCACGTTTATATGGGGACCGAGGATACCTTTTATCTGGAAGGGGCAACGCGGCTATTAAAAGAGTCGCTCGCGCGAATGGGAAGCGATGCCCATGTGGAACTGATTCCAGGTCGTAACCATATGAATCTATTCGCCGACGGCCTGCACGGGCGGATCGAAAACGAAATGGCCGCGAAATTCCAGTCGCCAGCCGATCACAACTTGCAGAACCTGAAGTGA
- a CDS encoding transaldolase family protein, producing the protein MTPLESLVASGTKLWLDSIDPDLVKENRAFGATGATSNPIIISDLIKTGRFDDMIGELVQKGLSDEAIAWELTDQLVKRAQQVFLPVWQETKGNNGYVSFELDPLIEDVDSKETTAQRAARYIELGKKWAAGHQNRMIKVPATPGGLAALEELAAAGVTLNVTLIFGEDQYHTARAAVWKGAQRRKDPKTLKSVYSIFVSRIDVYTGKHVPDLSKDAQGQVGILNVKRLWQQNVEFWKDKGLPLQQEIIFASTGTKLPEDPKDKYVAALAGSDIQTNPPETNDAVQKLGHSYTRMVDKFPPQAVMAEIDQKVDFPKMVETLMQEGLEKFAKPQKALLDLISKKRMLLQPQ; encoded by the coding sequence ATGACGCCGCTCGAATCTCTGGTCGCATCTGGGACGAAACTGTGGCTCGATTCGATCGATCCGGATCTGGTGAAAGAGAACCGGGCGTTCGGCGCCACGGGGGCGACCTCGAATCCGATCATCATCTCCGACCTCATCAAGACCGGCCGGTTCGATGACATGATTGGCGAATTGGTCCAGAAAGGTCTCAGCGACGAGGCAATTGCCTGGGAACTGACCGACCAACTCGTGAAGCGGGCTCAGCAGGTCTTTCTTCCGGTCTGGCAGGAAACCAAAGGGAACAACGGCTACGTCAGCTTCGAACTCGATCCGTTGATCGAAGACGTCGATTCGAAAGAGACCACCGCGCAGCGGGCCGCTCGCTACATCGAACTCGGCAAGAAATGGGCCGCCGGACACCAGAACCGCATGATCAAAGTGCCAGCCACGCCAGGCGGACTGGCCGCGCTGGAAGAACTCGCCGCTGCCGGTGTGACGCTGAACGTCACACTGATCTTCGGCGAAGACCAGTATCACACGGCGCGCGCTGCAGTCTGGAAGGGAGCGCAGCGCCGGAAAGATCCGAAGACGCTGAAGTCGGTTTACAGCATCTTCGTGAGCCGCATCGACGTCTACACCGGCAAGCATGTGCCTGACCTGTCGAAAGACGCCCAAGGTCAGGTCGGCATCCTGAACGTCAAACGACTCTGGCAGCAGAACGTCGAGTTCTGGAAGGACAAAGGCCTGCCGCTGCAGCAGGAAATCATCTTCGCGAGTACCGGCACCAAGCTGCCGGAAGACCCGAAAGACAAGTACGTCGCCGCGCTCGCTGGCTCGGACATTCAGACCAACCCCCCTGAGACGAACGACGCTGTGCAGAAGCTCGGGCACTCTTACACGCGGATGGTCGACAAGTTCCCGCCGCAGGCCGTGATGGCCGAGATCGATCAGAAAGTCGATTTCCCAAAAATGGTCGAGACCCTGATGCAGGAAGGGCTGGAAAAATTCGCCAAGCCGCAGAAGGCCCTGTTGGATCTGATCTCGAAAAAGCGGATGTTGCTGCAACCGCAGTAA
- a CDS encoding Uma2 family endonuclease: protein MLQATLAGSAMTIEELAARVGAVPLWRIRTDPAPGTATEEDVERIWAVEKQACELLDGVLLEKAASELTSFLGIEIARLLGNWVRTARLGWILGSNGFFWLSEGRLRAPDVSFIGRHQLPNRKLPSKGHVEVAPLLAVEVFSPGNTVRELEQKRAEFFAAGTELFWLVYPDRQEIEVSTSPDSHRLLGRNDTLDGGSVLPGFAVKIGEIFDAAEMGGN from the coding sequence ATGCTTCAGGCCACGCTTGCCGGATCTGCGATGACCATTGAGGAACTTGCCGCCAGAGTCGGTGCGGTTCCGCTCTGGCGTATCCGCACCGATCCTGCGCCTGGGACCGCGACCGAAGAGGACGTGGAGCGCATATGGGCCGTTGAAAAGCAAGCTTGTGAACTCCTCGACGGGGTTCTGCTGGAAAAGGCGGCCAGTGAACTAACATCGTTCTTGGGAATTGAGATCGCGCGTCTGCTGGGCAATTGGGTGAGGACTGCTCGCCTGGGATGGATTCTCGGCTCGAATGGATTTTTCTGGCTTTCTGAGGGTCGACTCAGAGCCCCTGATGTTTCCTTCATTGGTCGCCATCAATTACCCAATCGCAAGTTGCCTTCCAAAGGTCACGTTGAGGTTGCTCCCTTGCTGGCCGTCGAGGTATTCAGTCCAGGCAACACAGTCCGGGAACTGGAACAGAAGCGGGCCGAGTTTTTCGCAGCCGGGACGGAGCTCTTCTGGCTTGTCTATCCCGACCGCCAGGAGATTGAGGTCTCGACCAGTCCGGATTCGCATCGACTGCTTGGTCGCAACGACACCCTTGATGGCGGTTCTGTGCTGCCGGGGTTTGCCGTGAAGATCGGCGAGATCTTTGATGCCGCAGAGATGGGCGGGAATTAG
- a CDS encoding glutamate mutase L produces the protein MRSLNPDDINVILATDCGSTTTKAVLIEKIDGVYRQTYRGEAPTTVEEPVADVTVGVRNAAREIGELAGRRLIDDNGNIIRPARGKDGCDIYISTSSAGGGLQILVTGVVKEMSAASAERAALGAGAIVLDLIASNDRRRPHEQIQRIRELRPDMVVMAGGTDGGTIKHVVQMAELIAPAKPKPRFGSNYSMPVIYAGNEAAAGKVSETFDESVTLSVVENVRPALERENLAPARDKIHDLFLEHVMAHAPGYDRLIALADIPVMPTPGAVGDILQKIAEARGINCVGVDIGGATTDVFSVFDGADGKPVFNRTVSANLGMSYSISNVCAEAGMANVLRWVKRPMDERELRNRVKNKMIRPTTIPQTEEALEFEQAVAREALRLAYKQHKEFATTLKGVQQQRTVGDTFSQQIGGQSIVDNMRLNLLVASGGVLSHAPKMEQTAMMLLDAFEPEGVTELAKDSIFMMPHLGVLASVHPQAAMEVFERDCLVMLGTSIAAKGTGKAGRRCFGYELKGPQLVETGEMSFGELRVFPLAAGQTADVVIEPVRGVDVGAGPGKSLSVTIRGGTVGIILDARGRPLWPSN, from the coding sequence ATGCGCAGTCTGAATCCCGACGACATCAACGTCATTCTCGCCACCGACTGCGGCAGTACGACCACCAAGGCGGTCCTCATCGAGAAGATCGACGGCGTTTATCGCCAGACGTATCGCGGTGAGGCTCCGACGACGGTCGAGGAACCGGTGGCTGATGTCACCGTCGGCGTTAGAAATGCAGCCAGGGAGATCGGCGAACTGGCAGGCCGCCGTTTGATCGATGACAACGGCAACATCATTCGTCCGGCTCGTGGTAAAGATGGCTGCGACATCTATATCTCGACGTCGAGTGCGGGGGGCGGGCTGCAGATTCTGGTGACCGGCGTCGTGAAAGAAATGTCCGCGGCGAGCGCGGAACGGGCCGCACTGGGTGCAGGTGCGATCGTCCTCGATCTGATCGCATCCAATGATCGCCGTCGCCCGCATGAGCAGATTCAGCGGATCCGAGAGCTGCGTCCGGATATGGTCGTGATGGCCGGGGGCACCGACGGCGGCACGATCAAGCACGTCGTGCAGATGGCCGAACTCATCGCGCCGGCCAAGCCGAAGCCGCGATTCGGCAGCAACTATTCGATGCCGGTGATCTATGCCGGCAATGAAGCAGCGGCCGGAAAAGTTAGCGAAACCTTCGACGAATCGGTCACGCTGTCGGTGGTTGAAAATGTGCGCCCTGCGCTCGAGCGTGAAAACCTGGCTCCTGCCCGCGACAAGATTCACGATCTCTTTCTGGAACACGTCATGGCCCATGCGCCGGGCTATGACAGATTGATTGCCCTGGCGGATATCCCCGTGATGCCGACGCCAGGCGCGGTGGGCGATATTCTGCAGAAGATCGCCGAAGCCCGCGGCATCAACTGCGTCGGCGTCGATATCGGCGGCGCGACGACGGATGTATTCAGCGTCTTCGACGGCGCGGACGGCAAGCCGGTCTTCAATCGCACCGTGAGCGCCAATCTCGGCATGAGCTATTCGATCTCAAACGTCTGTGCCGAAGCGGGCATGGCGAACGTGCTGCGTTGGGTCAAACGGCCGATGGACGAACGGGAGCTGCGGAATCGGGTCAAGAACAAGATGATCCGCCCGACGACGATTCCGCAGACGGAAGAAGCCCTGGAGTTCGAGCAAGCAGTCGCCCGCGAGGCATTGCGTCTGGCCTACAAGCAGCACAAGGAATTTGCCACGACGCTCAAAGGGGTGCAGCAGCAGCGGACGGTGGGCGATACATTCTCCCAACAGATCGGAGGGCAGTCGATCGTCGACAACATGCGGTTGAACCTGCTCGTCGCCTCGGGCGGGGTCCTCTCGCACGCCCCGAAGATGGAGCAGACGGCCATGATGCTCCTCGACGCCTTCGAGCCTGAGGGCGTGACCGAACTCGCCAAGGACAGCATTTTCATGATGCCGCATCTTGGCGTGCTGGCGTCGGTTCATCCTCAGGCGGCGATGGAGGTCTTCGAGCGAGATTGCCTGGTCATGCTGGGGACATCGATTGCCGCCAAGGGAACCGGGAAGGCAGGTCGCCGCTGCTTCGGCTATGAGCTGAAGGGGCCGCAACTTGTCGAGACGGGGGAAATGTCGTTTGGTGAACTCCGGGTGTTTCCGCTCGCAGCAGGGCAAACGGCGGATGTGGTGATTGAGCCCGTTCGAGGAGTTGACGTCGGCGCCGGACCAGGCAAGAGTCTCTCAGTGACGATTCGCGGGGGAACTGTGGGGATCATTCTCGACGCCCGTGGACGCCCCTTATGGCCCAGCAATTGA
- a CDS encoding PhoH family protein, with translation MSQVSITIPLTRSDEARLLFGPGDAHLRKIRETLGTSVVLRGDSIVLEGDDEQVRKTKAVFERLREVLRRDGIIHDDLVTRVLGTNNSSAAVSLGSEIDLFEKAKKVRPRTAGQQRYVDAIRKHDLIFCAGPAGCGKTYLAVAMAVNALRSEQVRRIVLVRPAVEAGEKLGFLPGDMLAKVNPFLRPLLDAMNDMLNFEQVRLYMENDVVEIVPLAFMRGRTLNDTFIILDEAQNTTTTQMKMFLTRMGEGSKIVVTGDPTQTDLPESVGSGFNDAVARLQRIEGVTLVELGGEDIVRHRLVREIVKAYDQAAPVRTP, from the coding sequence ATGTCACAAGTCTCCATTACGATTCCGCTCACCCGGTCGGACGAAGCACGACTGCTGTTCGGCCCAGGGGATGCGCATCTTCGCAAAATTCGCGAGACGCTGGGAACCAGCGTGGTTCTCCGGGGGGATTCCATTGTCCTCGAAGGGGACGACGAACAGGTGCGGAAGACCAAGGCGGTCTTCGAACGCCTGCGCGAAGTGCTGCGCCGCGACGGCATCATTCACGACGATCTCGTGACGCGGGTGCTCGGCACGAACAACAGTTCCGCGGCCGTATCGCTTGGTTCCGAAATCGATCTGTTCGAGAAGGCCAAGAAAGTCCGTCCGCGCACGGCGGGTCAGCAGCGGTACGTCGATGCCATCCGCAAGCACGATCTCATTTTCTGTGCCGGCCCGGCCGGATGCGGAAAAACGTATCTCGCCGTGGCGATGGCGGTGAATGCCCTGCGATCAGAACAAGTGCGACGCATCGTGCTGGTGCGGCCGGCCGTCGAAGCCGGCGAGAAACTGGGATTTCTTCCCGGCGACATGCTGGCGAAGGTGAACCCGTTTTTGCGTCCCCTGCTCGACGCCATGAACGACATGCTCAACTTCGAGCAGGTGCGGCTGTACATGGAGAACGATGTTGTCGAGATCGTGCCGCTCGCGTTTATGCGAGGCAGAACTCTCAACGACACGTTCATCATTCTGGATGAAGCCCAGAACACGACGACGACCCAGATGAAGATGTTCCTGACCCGCATGGGGGAAGGATCGAAGATTGTTGTGACGGGAGACCCGACGCAGACCGATTTGCCGGAGAGCGTCGGCTCCGGTTTTAACGACGCCGTGGCCCGGCTGCAGCGCATCGAAGGGGTGACGCTGGTGGAGTTGGGCGGAGAAGACATCGTCCGGCACCGATTGGTGCGTGAAATTGTCAAAGCCTATGACCAGGCAGCCCCGGTCCGGACCCCTTGA
- a CDS encoding HD family phosphohydrolase, with protein sequence MWTRLSNVFHNRSLQLRLGIIFFELLLLVLALQSWRAPFGFRLGDYVPHGISAKIPFERIDQEETERARDRAEEGVALIFRNNPTSLQSLPAELRAELGDIAQADSLTKLGSETLEDFGLTNTVPQTEKAKEAAERYGAKSPEDRFEKLRAAVVGPDQSMAQSRIDEMVEEFAQFIGPLFDTGIIDPKDVRRGITPDKRILVVDENQPDHTGRDALLPQVRLQDQLNEAGNLGRSWGKYPSLKKDIQPALSYWLFKRVQPTLRYDQAGTKSAIAKARENVEVRLERFIEGDSLIRPKETIDAERLTLLQDEYAAAENEIGWGARLTRVGIVFIMVLVLAGLNGFYIVLNEPKLARDVGRLITYCTALVITAFVGRLVSFDPLRAEIVPLLTVVLLIGVAYNQFLATLTAFSLALVLTMSTTGRLEDFLVLLSTCAAAIIPLRRVSSRATLIKVSFISALTYFVISCGSAVVETQSLSEVYNNTQFLVMSAKGASLCLVAGYLVAGSLPFVEKVFGVVTDMTLLELSDPSHPLLQDLVRLAPGTYNHSIAVASIAETAVEKIGGNGLLVRVGAYFHDIGKMLKPQYFIENVQEGSVSRHAQLNPAMSTLIIIGHVKDGADLAEQYGLPQPIIDLIEQHHGTTLVEYFFREATRIAECTPDHRNDAEESSFRYPGPKPQTKEAGVLMIVDACESACRTLTEPTPKRIESLVSNIVMRRLLDDQFDECDLKMSDIRVIQDSVIKSLIAVYHGRIKYPELQEARTA encoded by the coding sequence GTGTGGACGCGACTGTCGAATGTGTTCCACAACCGCAGTCTGCAACTGCGGCTGGGGATCATCTTTTTCGAATTACTGTTATTAGTGCTCGCGCTGCAAAGCTGGCGGGCGCCATTCGGCTTCCGCCTGGGGGACTATGTTCCCCACGGGATCAGCGCCAAAATTCCGTTCGAACGCATCGACCAGGAAGAAACAGAACGGGCACGCGACCGCGCTGAAGAAGGGGTCGCCCTCATCTTCCGCAACAATCCGACGTCGCTGCAGTCGCTGCCGGCCGAGTTGCGGGCAGAGCTTGGTGATATCGCCCAGGCCGATTCACTAACGAAGCTGGGCTCGGAAACTCTCGAAGACTTCGGTTTGACGAACACGGTTCCCCAAACCGAAAAGGCCAAGGAAGCCGCGGAACGTTACGGAGCGAAATCGCCGGAAGACCGGTTCGAGAAGCTTCGTGCGGCTGTGGTCGGTCCCGATCAGAGCATGGCCCAGAGCCGTATCGACGAAATGGTCGAAGAATTCGCCCAGTTCATTGGTCCACTGTTCGATACCGGGATCATCGATCCTAAAGACGTGCGACGCGGCATCACCCCCGACAAACGCATTCTCGTCGTCGATGAAAACCAGCCGGATCACACCGGGCGCGATGCCCTGTTGCCGCAGGTGCGACTGCAAGACCAGCTCAACGAGGCCGGCAACCTGGGACGCTCGTGGGGCAAGTATCCGAGTCTGAAAAAGGACATTCAGCCGGCGCTGTCGTACTGGCTGTTCAAACGGGTCCAGCCGACCCTCCGCTACGATCAGGCTGGCACTAAGTCCGCCATCGCCAAAGCGCGCGAAAACGTCGAAGTGCGCCTCGAACGGTTCATCGAAGGGGATTCCCTCATTCGACCGAAAGAGACGATCGACGCCGAACGTCTGACACTCCTGCAGGACGAGTATGCTGCCGCGGAAAACGAAATCGGCTGGGGCGCCCGCCTCACCCGGGTCGGCATCGTGTTCATCATGGTGCTGGTGCTGGCCGGGCTCAACGGCTTTTACATCGTCCTGAATGAGCCGAAGCTCGCCCGCGACGTGGGGCGGCTGATTACCTATTGCACGGCGCTGGTCATCACCGCGTTTGTCGGACGGCTGGTCTCCTTCGACCCGTTACGGGCGGAAATTGTGCCGCTGCTGACGGTTGTGCTGCTCATCGGTGTGGCCTACAACCAGTTTCTGGCGACGCTGACGGCGTTCTCGCTGGCGCTGGTTCTAACGATGTCGACGACAGGCCGGCTCGAAGACTTTCTGGTGCTGCTGAGCACCTGTGCGGCGGCAATTATTCCGCTGCGCCGCGTTTCGTCTCGCGCCACTCTCATCAAGGTCAGCTTCATTTCCGCGCTCACCTACTTCGTCATCAGTTGCGGTTCCGCCGTAGTGGAAACGCAGTCGCTGAGCGAGGTGTATAACAACACCCAGTTTTTGGTGATGAGCGCCAAAGGGGCTTCGCTATGCCTGGTGGCTGGTTACCTCGTTGCCGGCAGTCTGCCGTTCGTCGAGAAGGTGTTCGGCGTCGTCACTGATATGACGCTGCTGGAACTGAGCGATCCTTCGCACCCGTTGCTGCAGGATCTCGTGCGGCTCGCGCCGGGGACGTACAACCACTCGATCGCCGTGGCGAGCATCGCGGAAACGGCGGTCGAGAAAATTGGCGGCAACGGGCTGCTGGTGCGAGTCGGCGCGTACTTCCACGACATCGGCAAGATGCTCAAGCCGCAGTACTTCATCGAGAACGTGCAGGAAGGCTCGGTCAGCCGGCATGCCCAGTTGAACCCAGCCATGAGTACGCTGATCATCATCGGCCATGTGAAAGACGGTGCTGATCTGGCCGAGCAATATGGCCTGCCGCAACCGATCATCGATCTCATTGAACAGCATCACGGCACGACGCTCGTCGAATACTTCTTCCGCGAAGCGACCCGAATTGCGGAATGCACGCCCGACCACCGCAACGATGCCGAAGAGTCGTCGTTCCGTTATCCCGGTCCGAAGCCGCAGACCAAAGAGGCCGGCGTGCTGATGATCGTCGATGCCTGCGAAAGCGCCTGTCGTACGCTCACCGAGCCGACTCCCAAGCGGATCGAATCGCTCGTCAGCAACATCGTGATGCGGCGCCTGCTCGACGATCAGTTCGACGAATGCGATCTGAAGATGTCAGACATCCGCGTCATTCAAGATTCCGTGATCAAGTCGCTGATCGCCGTGTATCACGGCCGCATCAAGTATCCTGAACTGCAGGAAGCACGGACTGCTTAA